The Populus alba chromosome 4, ASM523922v2, whole genome shotgun sequence genome contains a region encoding:
- the LOC118055152 gene encoding transcription factor MYB59, which translates to MVAMMGRGIAKQGWRKGPWTPEEDKLLSEYVSLNGEGRWSFVSRCSGLNRSGKSCRLRWVNYLRPGLKRGQITPLEEGIIIELHALWGNKWSTIAGHLPGRTDNEIKNYWRTHFKKKDKSSQKQEKRKALILKQEVQHQQQQIEAGEMKMVNTIDQVKMHEAQEMYFMYHNLEEQCSPVMTQDVASWADFVDEDYYALWGGLWNLDDHPQG; encoded by the exons ATGGTAGCAATGATGGGTAGGGGAATTGCTAAGCAAGGGTGGAGGAAGGGCCCTTGGACTCCTGAAGAGGATAAGTTGCTGAGTGAATATGTGAGCTTGAACGGTGAGGGAAGGTGGAGTTTTGTTTCTAGGTGTTCAG GCTTGAATAGGAGTGGAAAGAGCTGCAGACTGAGGTGGGTGAATTACCTTAGGCCAGGACTTAAGAGAGGCCAAATAACACCACTAGAGGAAGGCATCATTATAGAACTACATGCTCTCTGGGGCAACAA GTGGTCAACTATTGCTGGACACTTGCCTGGTAGAACAGATAATGAGATAAAAAACTATTGGAGAACCCATTTCAAGAAGAAAGATAAATCCTCTCAGAAACAAGAAAAACGAAAAGCTCTGATTCTCAAACAGGAAGTGCAACACCAGCAGCAGCAGATAGAAGCAGGTGAAATGAAAATGGTCAACACCATTGATCAGGTTAAGATGCATGAAGCACAAGAAATGTATTTCATGTACCACAATTTGGAGGAGCAATGCTCGCCTGTGATGACTCAAGATGTCGCATCTTGGGCAGACTTTGTTGATGAGGATTATTATGCTCTATGGGGTGGCTTGTGGAACTTAGATGATCATCCACAAGGTTAA
- the LOC118055170 gene encoding vesicle transport v-SNARE 13 encodes MSGIFDGYERQYCELSSNLSRKCTAALSLDGEKKKQKISEVKAGLEDAEALIRKMDLEARNLQPNVKAVLLAKLREYKSDLNNLKTEVKRIGSGNLNAAARDELLEAGMTDALMASGDQRSRLMMATERLNHSSDRIKDSRRTMLETEELGVSILQDLHQQRQSLLHAHNTLHGVDDNIGKSKRVLTAISRRMNRNKWMISAVIAVLVVAIILILYFKLK; translated from the exons ATGAGCGGCATATTTGACGGATACGAGCGTCAATACTGCGAACTCTCTTCTAATTTATCCAGAAAATGCACCGCTGCACTTTCTCTTGATGGAG agaaaaagaagcaaaagattTCCGAAGTAAAAGCTGGACTAGAGGATGCTGAAGCTTTG ATTCGGAAAATGGATCTGGAAGCGAGAAATTTGCAGCCAAATGTCAAGGCTGTTCTTCTGGCTAAATTGAGGGAGTACAAGTCAGATTTGAACAATCTCAAAACTGAGGTTAAAAGAATTGGTTCTGGTAATCTTAATGCAGCTGCTCGCGATGAGCTCTTGGAAGCTGGAATGACTGATGCCTTGATG GCCTCAGGAGATCAAAGATCAAGATTGATGATGGCGACAGAAAGACTAAATCATTCCAGTGACAGAATTAAGGATAGTAGAAGAACTATGCTTGAAACAGAAGAACTTGGTGTTTCAATTCTTCAAGATTTGCATCAACAGCGACAGTCTCTCTTACATGCACATAACACG CTTCATGGAGTGGATGACAACATCGGTAAGAGCAAGAGAGTATTGACTGCCATTTCGAGGAGGATGAACAGGAACAAGTGGATGATCAGTGCCGTCATTGCTGTCCTTGTTGTTGCCATCATCTTAATCCTGTACTTCAAACTCAAATAG